In the genome of Lathyrus oleraceus cultivar Zhongwan6 chromosome 4, CAAS_Psat_ZW6_1.0, whole genome shotgun sequence, the window TTTATGCATTTAAAAGCAGTTTATGTCAATGACTAACCACAACAACAACTAAGCATTATTCCATTATTCCACTAAGTGGGATCGGCTACATGCATCAACTTTTGTCATAATGTTCTATCCAGGACCATGCTTTTACCCAAATCGTTAATCTCAAGATCTTTCTTAATGACTTCTGTTATAGTTTTTCTAGGTCATTCGTCTACCTCTAGTTGTTTGACAGTGACTAACCTAAAATGAAAATCACTTAAAATAGACATTCAGATCAAGGGAGAACTCTATCTTTCAGCAACTACCCTTTCCTTAATGATTTGCTTAGATTTCTAAAAGGCAGCAAATCCAACGGGGGGAAAAAGAAGTCAAGAAATAGCAAAGACACACCACACCTTTTGTCGAGCTCTTCTAATGCTTTGCCGAGTATCCTCGCAAGATTTAGTCACCAACTTATTCATAGcctaaaaaatatcaaacaaaAGGGTATAGAGGCAGGCTGTGGCTATCAAACAAAGAGAAGAATGTTGAGTATGAACCATATACAAATATAAATGGAGTGTAATTAACAATACCTGCACGTGCTCTTTGGTCAATCTGGTCATTTAAGGTTGGAGAAATAAATTAGTCAATTCACTCTAACAGGTATGACGAGTAACTGAATAAAAATAGAATAAGAGCTTACGGTGGAATGACAGCAATCAATCTTTCACCATCTGTTTTAGGATTTAATCCCAATGGAGATGAAACAATGGCGTTCTCTAATTGTTTAAGTGTCTGCAAAAGTTAGTTATGTCATGTGATAAGCAAAAGTAGTGCTGGTTTACTTATAAGTTATAACGTTACAAATAGCAAGCATATTTGAACTTGTAAGATAAAGTACCTCTGGATCATAAGGATTAACAGATAAGGTTTTTTGATCGAGTACGGAAACAAGAGCAATCCGATTCAAAGGCATCTTGACACCGCCAGTTTCTACAATAATGTGATCAAGCATTCCTGTAGATACATACATACTATACATGTTCAACATTTATGTGTTGAGTATTAAGCCTTCAAAGACACATAAGATTTATGAAACATGACAACATACCAGCGGATGCTCTTCCTGTTCGTAGTTTGCTTAGTTCAACGGATAATGCAGCCATTGCAGACTCCATCTGTGAGGCAGCAGAAGCCTTAATGGTAGGACCCACGTTTGGTGGAACCTCAACTGTACTAACACCCCCTTCATCCTCTAAAATTGCATAAGCAAATAATCATTAAAAAAACCAACTTTACATTATTTGGATTCCACACACTAACTACATAACACAATTATTGATCTTGAACCAACATATCAAATTGATGGCCGAGATCAATTCATGTGTGTAActgcgtgcgtgtgtgtgtgtgtttttttAAGGAAGGAATTTGAATCCTAACATGTTATGCACACGCACACTGACTTACTCGACTTTCGGCCTTTGGCAAAGGACCTACGACTTTCGCTGATAAAATTAGGCACAGTTGGAAGAGTAAAGACTCTAGAGCTAGCATCAGATATGCAAAGTTTAACAGGGGAATTTTCACAAACATGTAGAGCACAGGTTGGTAGGCGAAACAAATTACGGCACGATAATGCTCGTCTGATAATGTAGCCAGCCATCACACACCTGTTTGATTCTAATCTTGCTCTGTAGaacaacaataataaataaattataaacaTAGAGTAAATACTTCTAGAACTAAATTTCAAAATGAATATAGAAATGTCATTCATCTTGTTTTGTTACATGACATTTCAAACCAGTATTGTGAAAATACGTTATCTGTAAATTGTGTCGCTTATGAACGGAATAGTGGTGTGAAGTGGAGCTCAGGTGAATTTCCTTTCGCGGCCGCGAATCGCGGTGAAATGCATCCTCCGGCGCGCACGAAAAGGGGGATAGGAAAATTCTAAACAgaaatataaattaaaaaaaacgAAAAGTTGGAGTAGCTCACTGTTTTAGGCGGCCGACGACGAACTCCGTATATGTTTTCCGGCTGGGTTTTGCTTTCAACGGCGAGTTGAGTTAAGTTTGTTGCGACACAAACGTGTTGTGTCCGATACAAGGGAAGAGAGATGGTGAAAAATGGGCTTCCTCAGAACGAGCTAAGTTGGGCCTCATTATAATTTGAATTTAAAAGGGTTGCTTAATACACCCCATATATTTCCTTAAAATCTTATGAAATTTTGTGACACCTTGAAGTTTTTTTCCTTGTAAATTCCATAGTTTTGCTAATATTTTAACATTTTTTATAGATATAGTTGTTATGTAGGTTTAGTCGTTCAAAATAGAACAATGTGCATCTAAAAGTTAACTTTTAGACATTAAGATTTTCTAAAAATTTTCTTATAATTTGTCAGTTTGTTTTagctttttttaaaaatgatttttatagtgttatatattttagtgtaaaaagAATTTATAAAGAAAATTTTTATAAAAGCTTCAAATGAtaatttggtttgaatagttattcttaaaatattattttagatattttatcCTTTTATCGAAAAAAAAATTTAGAtatcaaatttttaaaaaatcacttaaatttaaagctatttcaaatagttttttataaaaatcatttttaagatacaactttttgaaaaaactgtgattttgactatgttttgatcttcaataatgtatatttatgttataaaatgaacaattcaatcttttaatttataaaaaaaaaattagaaaaatttgtaatattttaaaaaatatttttgtagaatccattttcaaaaataaaaagaaaaaatctatttttttaaagttaaaacaaACTGGCCCTTTGGGTTATTTTGCAGTGATAGCAAAAATCTGCgaattttattttgaaatttcCTGTGGATTATTATTTTGCAGTGATAGCAAAAATCTATCATTTCctataatttttttttgcaaataatAGTATTTGGATGTTAACATTTGGCCACACCCTTTTAATTTTCTTTTAGCGAAGTCATATGACATCACGACAAATTAATTTTCAAacaataatatttttaaatatttataagGTTTAAAAGAATTACTTAAGTTTTAAATATTTAATGCGCAACACCCAATTAGATTTTCATATATGTTTTTAGAATAGTGATTGCTCATCATACCCTAAATATTTATCTGAAACTCTATAAATGTACAAAAATATTATTGGTCAGAAGTTAACTTTCGGATTCATCATATATCATATTGTTGATATGATTTCACTCGGAAAATGAGTAACGAGGTTTGTTAAAAAAATTAAGATTTGAATATTATTACCTACAGAAAAAATCAAAAGTATATACGTAGGAAATGATAAACTTCATATATTTCTACAAAATTTGTTGTGGAAAAAACTCTATAGAAAATTTTGAAGTAAAATCTGCAAGAAATCATGATGTCCAAAAGTTAAACTCCAGACGCTCCATATTCTATTTTGAGCTTTTGATACTATTGAAGGCGTGAAAACACAAGAAGTAAGGGTTTTCAAATAAAAGTTTTTTACCAATTCAAAAACTCCACACAATCAAAAGAACAAATAGAGAAAGACACAATGATTTTTATCCTGATTCGCTTGAAATCAAAGCTACTTCAGTCcatccgccaaggtgatttctccttatacacaaggacttaatccactataaccaaatagattacaaaaatcacaaagaacaaTTTTCATTGTCTTCTTAAGGATCCGACTACAACTTAATCTCCTTAAGAAAATCACAAAGAAAAACTTTCTTTGTATTCTCAAGGATCCTACaacttagtctccttaaggaaataCAAACAAACAAGTCTGAATACAACTTtttgtgttacaagttgcttctacacaagcagattttacacaaataAAATACAATTACTTAAAGAAAAGTATGCACAAAGTTGAAAGCTTTTCACGTAGAAACAATCTTGTAAATTATTGCATTaacattttcttcaagtctccaaaTCCTACTTATATAGGTTAAAAAAGAGACTGTTAGAGGGCAAATTTGAGATACCAAAAGAGCAGCTATCCACTAGCAGATTAGTGACAGGTGTGAAGAATAGTATTGTTCTTCGTCCACGTTTTCAGGAGTGGAAGAAATATTTCTTATTTGTACCATGTATTATTTGATCACGTATCCATTTTGTATCAGGTGATGAAGTATGAAGAGAAGAAACACAAAGCTGAAATCAGAATCTTTAGAATCTTCAATCACAACCTTGACCATGTCAGCGCCTGTCTTGAGATCTCCAGagtcttcagctaagtaacaaaacttTAGAATCTTGAGTCAGAACCTTACTAGCGTCAACATCTGGCTTCagatcttcagagtcttcagctaagtaacaaaaTTTCAGAAGCTTGATAATCAGAGTCACGTCCAAAAGCAGAAGCGAagagaacattgcaacaacaacataTCGCCTTTCCAGAACTTCTCATGAGTGAATCagcacagaagcagaaagaatATTTCAGCAATGTAAGACCacaaatttgaccctaagatccctcatgctatctcatcatatgcattggcattgggatcatacattgacatcctccttacccctcacccattgggtttgttttgggagagatcaccaagcaccatgtgtttgtatcatacttgtttttttttaatcatttactaaccaaaataccaaaaatatgtctttgcatttgtctaactctttcgtaggtagggcacatgatcacctttgatttatcaagttcacatctaaggtttaagaccctcattgctaagagctcaaccatGAAATAATCCACAATGTCTATaggtatcatatatgagtccctatgatcTTTACATGGTATTATGATCAAGAATTCTTCATGAGTTTGGAATgggtttgccttggaaaccctagtgcatctaggtatcttgtgtaacttcttcaccaagcttcttcaacaattgatcaaatatttaaaggggtacttcaaatatcatcatcttatgcatacatgatctcccatgagtcccaaaagtcaagagaattgcaagttagcaggttggttgatggtggttgaccaaaggaattcatctgatcaaaactagggtcccctagaccctatctcctagaatttttgtcatatgaaaatgatcccaagaaacaagttactctaaatgacattccaaacaactttaatgttgaggtctagatctagttttacttggaaattcattttttatggtgaaagattataggtcattttgtataaaccctaatttggaggtcaacttcccaaggccataacttgctcaatatttatgagatgaaatatttccaagttgcacaatcaaattcaaggtgtctacttcagcttttatgtttggagtaagagctaattcaacttttatgagcatgtgatatgaggatacattataggtcattttggaccaatgccattgaacaagtgattttcctcaacttcaaaaatgcataactaaTTCATATAAAATACAAATAAGGTCAAATTAGTAACCATTTTGAAGTATTTTGAAAGAGCTATAACTTTGATGAAcacacttttctcatttgaagctcacataaaaagttattcaaaattcatcatgatacaagcttcaaatgtaaaagtgttcaacataagagttattcctcttgatctaacctttccgaagagtccaatttcatccattttggacaaggtttgagtggTTTGCGCATGGTTTGAACAGGGCATCATCATTTGGCtaagatcaaacttcaaacaactatacacatttgccttgcattccaattcactttcagattcattcacacttgattatggacctaattaagtgacttcatgggcctgtatacgcccatgcaagcatgcatcatccatttccaaatttggaagttgaatttgaaggtgcaaatatcacaaggtgcagctataaatagagacctctagcat includes:
- the LOC127075681 gene encoding uncharacterized protein LOC127075681 encodes the protein MAGYIIRRALSCRNLFRLPTCALHVCENSPVKLCISDASSRVFTLPTVPNFISESRRSFAKGRKSKDEGGVSTVEVPPNVGPTIKASAASQMESAMAALSVELSKLRTGRASAGMLDHIIVETGGVKMPLNRIALVSVLDQKTLSVNPYDPETLKQLENAIVSSPLGLNPKTDGERLIAVIPPLTKEHVQAMNKLVTKSCEDTRQSIRRARQKAMDAIKKLNSSLPKDDIKRLEKEVDDLTKKSIKTAEDICKAKEKEISQG